A window from Hymenobacter volaticus encodes these proteins:
- a CDS encoding FeoB-associated Cys-rich membrane protein — translation MWIQTLIIVLLFAGASFYVGRIFWRAFFDKSSAGCAKGCGGACGTIDVDRLQRTIEAAADRGAK, via the coding sequence ATGTGGATTCAGACACTCATCATTGTGCTGCTTTTCGCCGGAGCCTCCTTTTATGTAGGACGCATTTTCTGGCGGGCATTTTTCGATAAATCCTCGGCGGGGTGCGCCAAGGGCTGTGGTGGCGCTTGCGGCACTATCGACGTCGATAGGCTGCAACGCACGATTGAGGCCGCGGCTGACCGCGGCGCGAAGTAG
- a CDS encoding inositol monophosphatase family protein, whose amino-acid sequence MDYNQLSFQLAAVTRHAGQFIRQEAATFDRGRVETKGLHDLVSYVDKETEKLLVAGLRELLPEAGFITEEGTEGAVQADEYNWIIDPLDGTTNFVHGLPCYSVSVALMHHQELVAGVVYEVNRDECFRAAIGSGAFCNEIPIHVSDIPELGGSLVATGFPYYQFGQLPSYLQLLGAFMERSHGVRRMGSAAVDLAYVAAGRFESFFEFNLNSYDVAAGILLVREAGGRVTQFLEDGDPIFGRELVASNGHIHQEMQDTIREFWQVKA is encoded by the coding sequence ATGGATTACAACCAACTTAGCTTTCAGCTAGCCGCCGTTACCCGCCATGCGGGCCAGTTTATTCGCCAAGAAGCTGCCACCTTCGACCGGGGCCGCGTCGAAACCAAAGGCTTGCACGACCTAGTATCCTACGTAGATAAGGAAACGGAAAAGCTGCTCGTCGCTGGATTGCGTGAACTATTACCCGAGGCTGGTTTCATCACCGAGGAAGGCACCGAAGGCGCCGTGCAAGCCGACGAATACAACTGGATTATTGACCCACTCGACGGCACCACCAACTTTGTGCACGGCCTACCCTGCTACTCCGTGAGCGTCGCTCTAATGCATCACCAAGAGCTAGTTGCCGGGGTAGTGTACGAAGTGAACCGTGATGAATGCTTCCGCGCCGCCATCGGCTCCGGGGCCTTCTGCAACGAAATTCCGATTCACGTCAGCGACATTCCTGAGCTTGGCGGCTCTCTAGTAGCTACTGGCTTTCCCTACTATCAATTCGGCCAGCTGCCAAGCTACTTGCAGTTGTTGGGCGCTTTCATGGAACGCTCACATGGCGTCCGCCGCATGGGGTCCGCCGCCGTCGATTTGGCTTATGTAGCGGCCGGCCGTTTCGAGAGCTTCTTCGAATTCAACCTCAATTCCTACGACGTAGCTGCCGGTATTCTGCTCGTGCGCGAAGCCGGGGGTCGCGTCACGCAATTTCTGGAAGATGGGGACCCAATCTTTGGCCGCGAGCTGGTAGCCAGCAATGGCCACATTCACCAGGAAATGCAGGATACCATTCGGGAGTTCTGGCAAGTAAAAGCTTAA
- the lnt gene encoding apolipoprotein N-acyltransferase, whose amino-acid sequence MATDASARAAYWQPSLLAFLGAGLLWLGWPVHPSPFSALTAVLLVAWVPYLRMEQVLVARGASGWKVFRYTYLLLVLWNAFTTWWVSFSTLGGGIAAVVLNALLMCIPTMAFYHTKRLAGPKLGYISLPIYWIAFEQLHLHWDLTWPWLTLGNGFAQANQWVQWYEYTGFLGGSLWIWVVSILVFRALFGIQTPAPSSRSNQASIAHQPDNAPLGRPVAARWLAPILAVLLPMLASYGIGATYQEKGETAEVVVVQPNVDPFLEKFSSNPNFIPYDQQLTRLLGLTEQQLTPQTRLVLWPETALEESYFEQNFETNSKVMRLRSWLAQHPGVELITGMTTIKMYGSTKEMATPTARFRDDVGYYDVFNTAVHFPSATAPATFYHKSRLVPGVEKVPVVLTKLIANIDLGGVVGSYGSQDERTVFNTNTPALRLAPSICYESVYGDFMAQYIKNGATLIGIITNDGWWSDSPGHKQHFQYATLRAIETRRDIARSANTGISGFINQKGEVLTRTAWWEQAVSRHAVHLNKELTFYVQHGDLIGPATQVLAVLLLVLVLARRFSKSVA is encoded by the coding sequence CTCTTGTGGCTAGGTTGGCCGGTTCACCCTAGTCCTTTCTCAGCATTGACAGCCGTGCTGCTGGTAGCTTGGGTGCCGTATCTGCGCATGGAGCAGGTGTTGGTAGCACGCGGGGCTAGCGGCTGGAAAGTGTTCCGCTACACGTATTTGCTGCTGGTGCTGTGGAACGCCTTTACTACGTGGTGGGTGAGTTTCAGCACCTTAGGTGGTGGCATTGCTGCCGTGGTGCTCAACGCGCTGCTGATGTGCATCCCCACCATGGCGTTCTACCACACCAAGCGGTTGGCGGGTCCAAAGCTCGGCTATATTTCCCTCCCTATCTACTGGATTGCTTTCGAGCAGTTGCACCTGCATTGGGACCTGACTTGGCCCTGGCTCACCCTTGGCAACGGTTTCGCACAAGCCAACCAGTGGGTGCAGTGGTACGAATACACCGGCTTTCTAGGCGGTTCGTTATGGATATGGGTGGTAAGTATCCTGGTGTTCCGTGCTTTGTTTGGTATTCAAACCCCTGCGCCTTCCTCTCGCAGCAATCAGGCTTCCATCGCACATCAACCCGATAATGCTCCGCTTGGGCGGCCAGTGGCTGCCCGGTGGTTGGCGCCCATCTTGGCTGTATTGTTGCCCATGCTTGCTTCCTATGGCATCGGGGCTACTTATCAGGAGAAGGGCGAAACGGCCGAGGTAGTGGTAGTGCAGCCCAACGTCGATCCGTTCCTGGAGAAGTTCAGCAGCAACCCCAACTTCATTCCCTACGACCAGCAACTGACCCGCTTGCTCGGCCTTACCGAGCAGCAGCTTACGCCGCAAACCCGGCTGGTGCTCTGGCCGGAAACAGCGCTCGAAGAATCTTACTTCGAGCAAAATTTCGAGACAAATTCCAAGGTGATGCGGTTACGCAGCTGGCTAGCGCAGCACCCTGGCGTCGAGCTGATTACGGGCATGACCACCATCAAGATGTATGGTAGCACCAAGGAAATGGCCACGCCCACGGCTCGCTTCCGCGACGACGTTGGGTATTATGATGTCTTCAACACGGCGGTTCACTTCCCGAGTGCTACCGCTCCGGCCACGTTCTACCACAAGTCGCGCCTAGTGCCGGGCGTAGAGAAAGTGCCGGTAGTGCTAACCAAGCTCATTGCCAATATTGATTTAGGTGGTGTTGTTGGTTCGTATGGTAGCCAAGATGAGCGAACCGTGTTCAACACCAATACGCCTGCTTTGCGCCTCGCGCCCTCCATTTGCTACGAGTCGGTGTACGGCGACTTCATGGCTCAATACATCAAGAACGGGGCTACGCTTATCGGCATTATCACCAATGACGGTTGGTGGAGCGACTCACCCGGTCACAAGCAGCACTTCCAGTACGCCACTCTCCGCGCCATCGAAACCCGCCGCGACATTGCCCGCTCCGCCAACACGGGCATTTCGGGCTTCATCAACCAAAAAGGCGAAGTCCTGACGCGCACGGCTTGGTGGGAACAAGCTGTCAGCCGCCACGCCGTTCATCTCAACAAAGAGCTAACGTTCTATGTGCAGCACGGCGACCTAATAGGTCCCGCTACGCAGGTGCTGGCAGTGCTACTATTGGTGTTGGTGCTAGCTCGACGATTCAGCAAGAGTGTGGCCTAG